A genomic window from Methylorubrum extorquens includes:
- a CDS encoding Mov34/MPN/PAD-1 family protein — MRDRRSRRGGGKLRQTRQRSDRPSNEEPRYRILQGHVCHRGRSLALRHEPVRAGQVCGDARGPAATARHVRSNSVAFIGRWHTHPKGLPIPSSTDLRAMRKLLRTGGAYMGRNVIMLILGGTPAKPLISAGLYERVDYAGS; from the coding sequence GTGCGGGATCGAAGGAGCCGCAGGGGTGGAGGCAAACTCCGACAAACCCGCCAACGCTCCGACAGGCCGTCGAACGAAGAGCCTCGATACCGAATACTTCAAGGGCATGTATGCCACCGAGGCCGATCCCTGGCGCTTCGTCACGAGCCCGTACGAGCGGGACAAGTATGCGGCGACGCTCGCGGTCCTGCCGCGACCGCACGACACGTCCGCTCCAACTCGGTCGCGTTCATCGGCAGGTGGCACACCCATCCCAAAGGATTGCCGATCCCGAGCTCCACGGACCTAAGGGCCATGCGAAAGCTTCTGCGCACGGGTGGCGCCTACATGGGGCGCAACGTCATAATGCTCATCCTCGGTGGCACTCCTGCCAAGCCCCTGATCTCGGCCGGCCTCTACGAACGAGTTGATTATGCCGGGTCCTGA
- a CDS encoding class I SAM-dependent methyltransferase — protein sequence MSATRISSLELPELPSEAFAKHDPSPDSRFYRDPRFVTHIDEPAIAAVTRLYAELLPSGGIILDMMSSWVSHLPPEKAFAAVIGHGLNQRELDANPRLTLRFVQDLNADRHLPIESASVDAALICVSVQYLQQPVTVLSEVARVLRPGSPVIVSFSNRCFPTKAVAIWTALDATGHAQLVDLYLRRAGFARTETRVLIPDGGPSDPMTAAVGWLASE from the coding sequence GTGTCTGCAACCCGGATTTCCTCGCTCGAACTGCCCGAGCTGCCGTCCGAGGCGTTCGCGAAGCACGACCCCTCGCCCGATTCCCGCTTCTACAGGGATCCGCGCTTCGTCACGCATATCGATGAGCCGGCCATCGCCGCGGTGACGCGCCTGTACGCCGAACTCCTCCCCTCGGGCGGCATCATCCTCGACATGATGTCGAGTTGGGTCAGTCACCTTCCCCCGGAGAAAGCCTTCGCTGCGGTGATCGGCCATGGCTTGAACCAGCGTGAACTCGACGCCAACCCACGGCTGACACTGCGCTTCGTGCAGGATCTGAATGCAGACCGGCATCTCCCCATCGAGAGCGCGAGCGTCGACGCAGCGCTGATCTGCGTGTCGGTGCAGTACCTCCAGCAGCCGGTGACGGTGCTGTCCGAGGTTGCGCGCGTGCTCCGCCCAGGATCGCCGGTCATCGTCAGCTTCTCGAACCGCTGTTTCCCGACCAAGGCCGTCGCGATCTGGACGGCTCTCGATGCGACGGGTCACGCTCAGCTTGTCGATCTGTATCTGCGACGCGCAGGTTTTGCGCGAACCGAAACACGGGTCCTGATCCCGGATGGTGGCCCGAGCGATCCGATGACGGCTGCGGTGGGCTGGCTCGCATCGGAATGA
- a CDS encoding ABC transporter ATP-binding protein: MRLFPSATARLRSAAAARIGPFRHLPALFRLAWATSRTLTLASIGLRLARAAIPALMLYVAKLVVDTVVAGQAGAVGPASASDWFAHPLLRQVSLLIGAELALALASDLLGRATSLIDGVLAEMTGNATTLRLMAHAATLDLAQFEDPAVQDGLERARRQVAWRANPMGQLLGQLQDGLTALSLALAVLAFLPWLVVLLVLALIPAFLNELHFNRQGYRLAYQRSPDRREGDYMRQLGAGAESAKEIKLFGLSGYLAERFRLLADRALRENTHLARRRAVAGGLFASLGTLAYYLAYLVIALRTATGTLTLGDLTFLSGAFLRLRSLVEGLLLGLSQLSGQAQYLDDLFGFLALSPRLNAPEYPAPFPTPIRDGFVFEAVGYRYPGAERWAVRDLSLTIRAGEVLALVGDNGSGKTTIVKLLARLYDPTEGRILLDGRDLRDYDPDVLRTRIGVIFQDFVRFDLTAGENIAVGRIAARTDTARIEGAAGRALADTMVGRLPAGYDQRLGRRFEDGVDLSGGEWQKLAIARAYMRESEVLVLDEPTAALDARAEAEVFARLRALALGRTALLISHRFSSVRHADCIVVLGNGRVQEAGTHEELVCNGGRYAELFELQAAAYR, translated from the coding sequence GTGCGTTTGTTTCCATCAGCCACCGCCCGGCTTCGTAGCGCTGCCGCGGCACGGATCGGTCCGTTCCGGCACCTCCCGGCCCTGTTCCGCCTCGCCTGGGCGACGAGCCGCACCCTGACGCTCGCCAGTATCGGTTTGCGCCTTGCCCGCGCGGCCATTCCTGCCCTGATGCTCTATGTCGCCAAGCTCGTTGTTGACACGGTCGTGGCCGGGCAAGCCGGTGCCGTCGGGCCGGCGAGCGCCTCGGACTGGTTCGCCCATCCGCTCCTGCGGCAGGTCAGCCTGCTGATCGGGGCCGAACTCGCGCTGGCACTCGCCTCCGACCTGCTCGGGCGCGCGACGAGCCTCATCGACGGGGTGCTGGCCGAGATGACCGGCAATGCCACCACGCTCCGGCTGATGGCACACGCCGCCACCCTCGATCTCGCCCAGTTCGAGGACCCCGCCGTGCAGGACGGGCTGGAGCGTGCCCGGCGTCAGGTCGCGTGGCGCGCCAACCCGATGGGCCAGCTCCTCGGCCAACTTCAGGATGGGCTTACAGCCCTCTCACTGGCTCTGGCCGTGCTCGCGTTCCTGCCCTGGCTCGTCGTCCTGCTCGTCCTCGCCCTGATCCCGGCCTTCCTCAACGAACTCCACTTCAACCGCCAGGGCTATCGCCTCGCCTACCAGCGCTCGCCGGACCGGCGCGAGGGCGACTACATGCGCCAGCTCGGGGCCGGTGCCGAGAGCGCCAAGGAGATCAAGCTGTTCGGCCTCAGTGGCTACCTGGCCGAGCGCTTCCGTCTGCTCGCTGACCGGGCGCTGCGCGAGAACACCCACCTCGCCCGGCGCCGGGCCGTCGCAGGCGGGCTGTTCGCGAGCCTCGGCACGCTCGCCTACTACCTCGCCTACCTCGTGATCGCGCTGCGGACGGCCACCGGCACGCTCACCCTCGGCGACCTCACCTTCCTGTCCGGCGCTTTCCTACGCCTGCGCAGCCTCGTCGAGGGCTTACTCCTCGGCCTTTCCCAACTCTCGGGCCAGGCGCAGTACCTCGACGACCTGTTCGGGTTCCTCGCACTCTCGCCCCGGCTCAACGCGCCGGAGTATCCCGCCCCGTTCCCGACGCCGATCCGCGACGGCTTCGTGTTCGAGGCGGTGGGCTACCGTTATCCCGGCGCGGAGCGCTGGGCAGTGCGCGATCTCTCGCTCACGATTCGGGCCGGCGAGGTTTTGGCGCTGGTGGGCGACAACGGCAGCGGCAAGACCACGATCGTCAAGCTGCTGGCGCGGCTCTACGACCCGACCGAGGGGCGCATCCTGCTCGATGGCCGCGACCTGCGCGACTACGACCCCGACGTGCTGCGAACCCGCATCGGCGTGATCTTCCAAGACTTCGTCCGCTTCGATCTCACGGCGGGCGAGAACATCGCGGTCGGGCGCATCGCGGCGCGGACGGATACGGCCCGCATCGAGGGCGCGGCGGGCCGCGCGCTGGCCGACACCATGGTGGGGCGGCTGCCCGCGGGCTACGACCAGCGGCTGGGCCGGCGCTTCGAGGACGGGGTCGATCTATCCGGGGGCGAGTGGCAGAAGCTCGCAATCGCCCGCGCCTACATGCGCGAGTCCGAGGTGCTGGTCCTGGACGAGCCGACCGCGGCGCTCGACGCCCGCGCGGAGGCTGAGGTGTTCGCCCGCCTCCGCGCTCTCGCGCTCGGACGTACCGCGCTCCTTATCTCGCATCGCTTCTCGAGCGTGCGCCACGCCGATTGTATCGTCGTGCTTGGGAACGGCCGGGTGCAGGAGGCCGGTACGCACGAGGAGCTGGTCTGCAACGGCGGTCGCTACGCTGAACTGTTCGAGCTGCAGGCAGCAGCATACCGATAA
- a CDS encoding transposase, translating into MMGPRQVEQGALFYEFSLDTHVPADHLLRSIDRFVDLTSLRQELAPFYASTGRPSVDPELMIRMLIIGYCLGIRSERRLCDEVHLNLAYRWFCRLGLEGRVPDHSTFSKNRHGRFRDSDLLRRLFERVLARCIAEGLVGGEGFAVDGSLIKADANRQKGVEGSAGLPPEAVSRAAQEYLAVLDEAAFGAATPVPPKFISPADPAARWTGAHGGQAFFAYTANYLIDLDHAVIVDVEATTAIRQAEVTAAKRMIERSRERFDLYPARLAGDSGYGSAEMLGWLVYEQGIEPHISVFDKSTRTDGTFSRADFTYDQPNDVYRCPAGRMLTTTGTLVNDGATLMYRASKFDCTPCPLKARCCPNDPVRKVPRSIYEGARDMARDIARSEEGKTSRRERKKVEMLFAHLKRILKLDRLRLRGPNGAKDEFHLAAAAQNLRKLAKIIPVPQPSPA; encoded by the coding sequence ATGATGGGACCTCGGCAAGTCGAGCAGGGTGCTCTGTTCTACGAGTTCTCGCTCGACACCCACGTTCCCGCCGACCATCTGCTGCGCTCTATCGACCGCTTCGTCGATCTCACCAGCCTGCGCCAGGAGTTGGCCCCGTTCTACGCCTCCACGGGCCGCCCCTCGGTCGATCCCGAGCTGATGATCCGTATGCTGATCATCGGCTACTGCCTCGGCATCCGCTCGGAGCGCCGGCTCTGCGACGAGGTTCACCTCAATCTCGCCTACCGCTGGTTCTGCCGCCTGGGCCTGGAGGGCCGCGTACCGGACCACTCGACCTTCTCGAAGAACCGGCACGGCCGCTTCCGCGACAGCGATCTGCTACGCCGCTTGTTCGAGCGTGTGCTCGCCCGCTGCATCGCCGAAGGGCTGGTCGGTGGCGAGGGCTTTGCCGTCGACGGCAGCCTGATCAAGGCCGACGCCAACCGACAGAAAGGGGTCGAAGGCTCTGCCGGTCTCCCGCCCGAGGCCGTGAGCCGGGCCGCTCAGGAGTATCTAGCCGTCCTCGACGAGGCCGCCTTCGGAGCCGCCACGCCCGTCCCACCCAAGTTCATCTCGCCCGCCGATCCGGCCGCTCGCTGGACCGGAGCACACGGCGGGCAAGCGTTCTTCGCCTACACGGCCAACTACTTGATCGACCTCGACCACGCGGTCATCGTCGATGTCGAGGCGACCACCGCCATCCGGCAGGCCGAGGTCACGGCGGCCAAACGCATGATCGAGCGCTCACGCGAGCGCTTCGATCTCTATCCGGCCCGGCTGGCGGGCGACAGCGGCTACGGCTCGGCCGAGATGCTGGGCTGGCTCGTCTACGAGCAGGGCATCGAGCCGCATATCAGCGTCTTCGATAAGTCGACCCGCACCGACGGCACCTTCTCACGCGCTGACTTCACCTACGACCAGCCCAATGACGTCTATCGCTGCCCGGCGGGCCGGATGCTGACGACGACCGGCACCTTGGTCAACGACGGGGCGACGTTGATGTATCGAGCGAGCAAGTTCGACTGCACGCCATGCCCACTGAAGGCGCGCTGTTGCCCGAACGATCCGGTGCGCAAAGTCCCGCGCTCGATCTACGAGGGAGCGCGAGACATGGCTCGCGACATCGCACGATCTGAAGAAGGCAAAACCTCACGCCGCGAGCGGAAGAAGGTCGAGATGCTGTTTGCCCACCTCAAGCGCATCCTGAAGCTGGACCGCCTCCGGCTACGAGGACCGAACGGAGCGAAGGACGAGTTCCACCTCGCAGCCGCCGCCCAGAACCTGAGGAAGCTCGCCAAGATCATCCCGGTCCCGCAGCCGAGCCCGGCTTGA
- a CDS encoding cold-shock protein: protein MATGTVKWFNETKGYGFIQPDNGGKDVFVHISAVERAGLRDLAEGQKVSYEVEIDRKSGKESAGQLQVA from the coding sequence ATGGCAACCGGTACGGTAAAGTGGTTCAACGAGACGAAGGGCTATGGATTCATCCAGCCCGACAACGGCGGCAAAGACGTGTTCGTGCACATCTCGGCGGTCGAGCGCGCTGGCCTGCGCGATCTCGCTGAAGGGCAGAAGGTGTCCTACGAGGTTGAGATCGACCGGAAGAGTGGCAAAGAATCGGCCGGACAGCTTCAGGTTGCCTGA
- a CDS encoding alpha/beta hydrolase domain-containing protein has product MRSGWVVFGALGCALGAAPAQAGITGIDIASVEPFADGAEFGAAGPYERVVGTARGELDPADPANAGIVDIALAPRNARGMVEYKTDLYILRPKDPARGSGTLLFEVLNRGRKFLFNWVLDAPAQAVQAVNDPKTATDAGTGLVLRRGYTLVWSGWEADALRQQGGMAIDVPVATRGGTPIVEVVRDELVSATRGPPEAPFYLTFKTASQDKADARLTVRRREADPPRPVPPDAWHYATPRQIELLPKGTKPLPGSLYEFTYQATEPKVLGIGFAATRDVVAYLRSEGGAANPAGGAIRHTLALGISQSGRYLRDFIQQGFNRDETGKRVFDGVLSHIAGVGGVFLNARFAQPSRTNTQHEDHLYPENTFPFSAATQHDPVTGRTGKLLRDDGFDPLLIEANTGTEYWQKGASLLTTDPAGRTDVPLPDTARAYLVSSGFHYGRAGLASTKGPCSNPRSSLNPAPAVRALLVALEEWVKDGKAPPESRVPRLSDHTLVEAADIGFPFMVGVPVPTAPNAIARFSTYVDPRPESGTQYRPLVPRVDADGNEVAGIRLPAVAAPRATFTGWNLYADPFPAGALCDREGSQIPFARTRAERDTAGDPRLSLEERYQDAGAYVAAVTKSVDALVSGRLLLQEDGGRMIAAARQEMP; this is encoded by the coding sequence ATGCGCAGCGGTTGGGTTGTGTTCGGCGCACTTGGCTGCGCCCTCGGCGCCGCGCCGGCTCAGGCGGGCATCACCGGCATCGACATCGCCAGCGTCGAGCCTTTCGCGGACGGCGCCGAGTTCGGCGCAGCGGGCCCCTACGAGCGAGTCGTCGGCACGGCCCGCGGTGAACTCGACCCCGCCGATCCCGCGAATGCCGGCATCGTCGATATCGCTCTGGCGCCCCGCAACGCCCGCGGCATGGTCGAGTACAAGACCGACCTGTACATCCTGAGGCCCAAGGATCCGGCCCGCGGCAGCGGCACGCTCCTGTTCGAGGTGCTCAACCGGGGCCGCAAGTTCCTCTTCAACTGGGTCCTCGATGCACCGGCTCAGGCCGTGCAGGCCGTCAACGATCCGAAGACCGCCACCGATGCCGGGACCGGGCTCGTCCTGCGCCGGGGCTACACCCTCGTCTGGTCGGGCTGGGAAGCGGATGCACTGCGCCAGCAGGGCGGTATGGCGATCGACGTGCCGGTGGCCACGCGCGGCGGCACGCCGATCGTCGAGGTAGTTCGCGACGAACTCGTCAGCGCGACCCGCGGTCCGCCTGAGGCGCCTTTCTACCTGACCTTCAAGACGGCCAGCCAGGACAAGGCCGACGCGCGCCTCACCGTTCGGCGCCGGGAGGCCGACCCGCCGCGGCCGGTGCCGCCGGATGCCTGGCACTACGCCACCCCGCGTCAGATCGAGCTTCTGCCGAAGGGCACCAAGCCGCTACCCGGCTCGCTCTACGAATTCACGTACCAAGCCACCGAGCCGAAGGTGCTCGGGATCGGTTTTGCCGCCACGCGGGACGTGGTGGCCTATCTCCGCAGCGAAGGCGGCGCGGCCAATCCGGCGGGTGGCGCCATCCGGCACACTCTCGCACTCGGCATCTCGCAGAGCGGGCGCTATTTGCGTGACTTCATCCAACAGGGCTTCAACCGGGACGAAACCGGCAAGCGGGTGTTCGATGGCGTCCTGTCTCACATCGCGGGCGTGGGCGGGGTGTTCCTCAACGCCCGCTTCGCTCAGCCCTCGCGAACCAACACGCAGCACGAAGACCATCTCTACCCGGAGAACACCTTCCCGTTCTCGGCCGCCACCCAGCACGATCCCGTCACCGGTCGCACGGGCAAGCTGCTGCGTGATGATGGATTCGACCCTCTGTTGATCGAGGCTAATACCGGCACCGAGTATTGGCAGAAGGGCGCCTCTCTCCTCACGACCGATCCGGCGGGCCGCACCGATGTGCCGCTGCCCGACACCGCGCGCGCCTATTTGGTCTCGAGCGGCTTCCACTATGGGCGTGCCGGCTTGGCCTCGACCAAGGGACCCTGCTCCAACCCACGCAGCAGCCTGAACCCGGCCCCGGCCGTCCGGGCGCTGCTGGTCGCGCTTGAGGAGTGGGTGAAGGACGGCAAGGCACCACCGGAGAGCCGTGTGCCGCGCCTATCCGATCACACCCTCGTCGAAGCGGCCGATATCGGTTTCCCATTCATGGTCGGCGTCCCCGTTCCGACGGCGCCGAATGCGATCGCGCGCTTCAGCACCTACGTCGATCCACGCCCGGAAAGCGGGACGCAATATCGCCCCCTGGTCCCGCGCGTCGATGCCGACGGCAACGAGGTGGCCGGCATTCGCCTGCCGGCGGTTGCAGCCCCGCGTGCGACCTTCACCGGTTGGAACCTGTATGCCGATCCGTTCCCCGCCGGTGCGCTGTGCGATCGCGAGGGCAGCCAGATCCCGTTCGCGCGCACCCGTGCCGAACGGGACACGGCCGGCGACCCCCGTCTATCCCTCGAGGAGCGATATCAGGATGCGGGTGCCTACGTCGCGGCCGTGACGAAATCCGTCGATGCGCTCGTGTCCGGTCGCCTGCTGCTGCAGGAGGACGGAGGTCGTATGATCGCAGCTGCGCGACAGGAGATGCCGTAG
- a CDS encoding FAD-binding oxidoreductase — translation MSATGLPPDLLARLDGLLGPGGLLTDEADCAPFAIDWRRLFPGRPAAIARPSSTAQVASVVGLCREAGIALVPQGGHTGLAGGATPDASGRQIVLSLARMNAVRAVDPVGLTMEVEAGCVVQAAQEAAEAAGRLFPVSYAAEGSAMVGGMIATNSGGINVLRYGMTRSLVLGLEVVLADGSVVDGLRSLRKDNAGYDWKQLFIGSEGTLGIVTAAVLRLVPRPRHTETALLAVPDPEAALRVLAAAQDGLGDTIQAFELISRCSFDLLERYAGLPSPLPASPWCILLEAGSSLSGLRDAVEGTLGEVLERGDALDGVLAESKAQAAGLWGLRERITECEAHQGKSVKHDVSVPIPAIPAFLEAADRALAEGAPGTVPNVFGHMGDGNLHYNVLIGPEHDSTAINRLVHDVVDRFAGSISAEHGIGQYRVDELARRRRPEEMALAHRLKRALDPDGLLNPGKVLRN, via the coding sequence ATGAGCGCGACCGGTCTCCCCCCCGATCTCCTCGCCCGCCTCGACGGCCTGCTGGGACCGGGCGGCCTGCTGACGGATGAAGCCGATTGCGCGCCCTTCGCCATCGACTGGCGCCGCCTGTTCCCAGGCCGGCCCGCCGCAATCGCCCGGCCGTCGAGCACGGCGCAAGTCGCGTCGGTCGTCGGCCTGTGCCGCGAGGCCGGCATCGCCCTGGTGCCCCAGGGCGGCCATACCGGGCTCGCGGGCGGAGCCACTCCCGACGCTTCAGGACGCCAGATCGTGCTCTCGCTGGCGCGGATGAACGCGGTCCGCGCGGTCGATCCGGTGGGCCTCACGATGGAGGTCGAGGCGGGCTGCGTCGTCCAGGCAGCGCAAGAGGCGGCGGAGGCCGCCGGGCGGCTGTTCCCGGTGAGCTACGCCGCGGAGGGCTCGGCCATGGTGGGCGGCATGATCGCCACTAATTCCGGCGGCATCAACGTGCTGCGCTACGGCATGACGCGCAGCCTCGTGCTCGGTCTCGAAGTCGTCCTCGCCGACGGCAGCGTCGTCGATGGCCTGCGCTCGCTGCGCAAGGACAACGCCGGCTACGACTGGAAGCAGCTTTTCATCGGTAGCGAGGGGACGCTCGGCATCGTCACCGCGGCGGTGCTGCGCCTCGTGCCCCGGCCGCGCCACACCGAGACCGCCCTGCTGGCAGTGCCCGACCCGGAAGCGGCGCTCCGGGTGCTGGCCGCCGCGCAGGACGGCCTTGGCGACACGATCCAGGCCTTCGAGCTGATCTCGCGCTGCTCGTTCGATCTGTTGGAGCGCTATGCTGGCCTGCCGAGCCCGCTGCCCGCCTCCCCCTGGTGCATCCTGCTCGAGGCGGGATCGAGCCTCTCGGGTCTCCGGGACGCCGTCGAAGGCACGCTGGGCGAGGTTCTGGAGCGGGGCGACGCCCTGGACGGCGTGCTCGCCGAGTCGAAGGCGCAGGCCGCCGGCCTCTGGGGCCTGCGCGAGCGCATCACGGAGTGCGAGGCGCACCAGGGAAAATCGGTCAAGCACGACGTCTCGGTGCCGATCCCGGCGATCCCGGCCTTCCTGGAGGCCGCCGACCGAGCCTTGGCCGAGGGCGCGCCCGGCACCGTCCCAAACGTGTTCGGCCACATGGGCGACGGCAACCTGCACTACAACGTGCTGATTGGGCCCGAGCACGATAGCACCGCAATCAACCGTCTCGTGCACGACGTGGTCGATCGGTTCGCGGGCAGCATTTCCGCCGAGCACGGCATCGGCCAGTACCGCGTCGACGAGTTGGCCCGCCGCCGCCGGCCCGAAGAGATGGCTTTGGCGCACCGTCTGAAGCGGGCGCTCGACCCGGACGGCCTGCTCAATCCGGGTAAGGTTCTGCGGAACTGA